In Oryza brachyantha chromosome 1, ObraRS2, whole genome shotgun sequence, the following are encoded in one genomic region:
- the LOC102706694 gene encoding S-adenosylmethionine synthase 2 has translation MAAETFLFTSESVNEGHPDKLCDQVSDAVLDACLAQDPESKVACETCTKTNMVMVFGEITTKATVDYEKIVRDTCRNIGFVSDDVGLDADRCKVLVNIEQQSPDIAQGVHGHFTKRPEEIGAGDQGHMFGYATDETPELMPLSHVLATKLGARLTEVRKNGTCAWLRPDGKTQVTVEYLNEGGARVPVRVHTVLISTQHDETVTNDEIAADLKEHVIKPVIPEKYLDEKTIFHLNPSGRFVIGGPHGDAGLTGRKIIIDTYGGWGAHGGGAFSGKDPTKVDRSGAYIARQAAKSIVASGLARRCIVQVSYAIGVPEPLSVFVDSYGTGKIPDKEILNIVKENFDFRPGMMTINLDLKRGGNRFIKTAAYGHFGREDPDFTWEVVKPLKYDKASA, from the coding sequence ATGGCGGCGGAGACGTTCCTCTTCACCTCCGAGTCCGTGAACGAGGGTCACCCGGACAAGCTGTGCGACCAGGTGTCGGACGCCGTGCTGGACGCGTGCCTCGCGCAGGACCCCGAGAGCAAGGTCGCCTGCGAGACGTGCACCAAGACCAACATGGTGATGGTGTTCGGCGAGATCACCACCAAGGCCACCGTGGACTACGAGAAGATCGTCCGCGACACCTGCCGGAACATCGGGTTCGTCTCCGACGACGTCGGGCTCGATGCCGACCGGTGCAAGGTGCTCGTCAACATCGAGCAGCAGTCGCCCGACATCGCTCAGGGCGTGCACGGCCACTTCACCAAGCGCCCCGAGGagatcggcgccggcgaccagGGCCACATGTTCGGCTACGCCACCGACGAGACCCCCGAGCTGATGCCGCTCAGCCACGTCCTCGCCACCAAGCTCGGCGCCCGCCTCACCGAGGTCCGCAAGAACGGCACCTGTGCGTGGCTCAGGCCCGACGGCAAGACCCAGGTCACCGTCGAGTACCTCAACGAGGGCGGCGCCAGGGTCCCCGTCCGCGTCCACACCGTCCTCATCTCCACCCAGCACGACGAGACCGTCACCAACGACGAGATCGCCGCCGACCTCAAGGAGCACGTCATCAAGCCGGTCATCCCGGAGAAGTACCTCGACGAGAAGACCATCTTCCACCTCAACCCCTCCGGCCGCTTCGTCATCGGCGGGCCccacggcgacgccggccTCACCGGCCGCAAGATCATCATCGACACCTACGGCGGCTGGGGagcccacggcggcggcgccttctCCGGCAAGGACCCGACCAAGGTCGACCGCAGCGGCGCCTACATCGCCAGGCAGGCGGCCAAGAGCATCGTCGCCAGCGGCCTCGCCCGCCGCTGCATCGTGCAGGTGTCCTACGCCATTGGCGTGCCCGAGCCGCTCTCCGTGTTCGTCGACTCCTACGGCACCGGCAAGATCCCCGACAAGGAGATCCTCAACATCGTGAAGGAGAACTTCGACTTCAGGCCGGGGATGATGACCATCAACCTCGACCTCAAGAGGGGCGGCAACCGGTTCATCAAGACCGCCGCCTACGGCCATTTCGGCCGCGAGGACCCTGACTTCACCTGGGAGGTTGTCAAGCCCCTCAAGTATGACAAGGCGTCTGcttga